The genomic region CATCTCCCGCCATATCGGCCCAGACCAGGCAGAACAGCAAGAAATGCTGCAAGCGCTGGGCTACGATTCCATCGACGCGCTGATCGCCGCCGCGGTGCCCTCCGGCATCCTGGCCGAGAAGCCGCTCGATCTGCCGGAGGCACTGACGGAGTATGAGGCTCAGGACCGCCTGCGCGAGCTCGCCGACAAGAACACGGTGCTGCGCGCGTTCTACGGCCAGGGCTTTTCTTCCACGCTGACCCCGCCGGTGATCCGCCGTGGCGTGGTGGAGGACGCTGGCTGGTACACCGCCTACACCCCGTACCAGGCAGAGATCTCGCAGGGCCGCCTCGAGGCGCTGCTGAACTTCCAGACGATGGTGCAAGACCTCACCGGGCTGGACGTCGCTAACGCGTCGCTGCTCGACGAGGCGTCCGCCGCCGCCGAGGCCGTCGGCCTGATGTCGCGCGTGGTGAAGAAGGGCCGCCGCGTCCTGCTGGATTCGCGCCTGCACCCGCAGGTGATCAAGGTGGCCTCCGAGCGCGCCCGCGCCATCGACCTGGAAGTCGAGGTAGTCAACCTGGCCGAGGGCGTCGTCGGCGAGGACCTGGTCGGCGCAGTGTTCGCCTACCCGGGCACCGAGGGCGACATCGTCGATCCGCGCCCGGTGATCGAGGCGATCCACGAGCGCGGCGGCCTGGTCGCCGTCGACGCGGACATCCTGGCGCTGACCCTTGTGGAGTCCCCCGGCGAGTTCGGCGCTGACATCGCCATCGGCACCACCCAGCGCTTCGGTGTGCCGCTGTTCTACGGTGGCCCGCACGCCGCTTACATGGCCGTGCGCCAAAAGCTGCAGCGCCAGATGCCGGGTCGCCTCGTCGGTGTGTCCAAGGACGCGGAGGGCTACCCCGCCTACCGCCTGGCCCTGCAGACGCGCGAGCAGCACATCCGCCGCGAGCGCGCCACCTCCAACATCTGCACCGCCCAGGCCCTTTTGGCCGTGACCGCCTCCATGTACGCGGTCTACCACGGCCCCGCCGGCCTGACCGAGATCGCGCGCGCGGTGCATCAGCGCGCCGCCGACTTCGCCGCCGGCCTCGAGGCAGCGGGCGTGAAGGTCAAGCACGCCGAGTTCTTCGACACGGTGGCGGTTGAGGTTGAGGGGGCACCGGAGGTCGTCGCAAAGCTGGCGCAAGCCGGCTACCTCGTGCGGGCCATCGACGACGCAACCGTCGGTGTCTCCTTCGGCGAGGACACCACCGACGCCGACGTGGAAGCGCTGCTGCGCGGTTTCGGCGCCGCCCCGGCCGAGGGCGAGTCCCGCATCCCTGCAGCACTTTCGCGCACCACCGAATTCCTCACCCACGAGACGTTCAACCGCATCCACTCCGAGACGCAGATGATGCGCTACATCCGCGAGCTCGGCGACAAGGACCTGGCACTCGACCGCACGATGATCCCGCTGGGCTCGTGCACCATGAAGCTCAACCCCACCGCCGGCCTCGAGGCCATCACATGGCCGGGCTTTGCCAACGTGCACCCCTACACCCCCGACGAGTACACCGCGGGCTGGCGCGAGCTTATCGACGAAATCCGCTCCTGGCTCGTGGAAATCACCGGTTACGCGGAGGTGTCCGTGCAGCCGAACTCCGGCGCGACCGGCGAGCTGGCGGGCCTGTTGGCCATCCGCGCCTACCACGTGGCCAACGGCGACGCCGAGCGCGACATCTGCCTCATCCCGGCCTCCGCCCACGGCACCAACGCGGCGTCCGCGACTTTGGCCAACCTGCGCGTGGTGGTTGTCGCCACCGCCGAAGACGGCTCCATCGACCTGGCGGACCTGGACGCCAAGCTGGACAAGCACCGCGATGCTGTGGCAGCGATCATGCTCACCTACCCCTCCACGCACGGCGTGTACGAGGAAGATGTGCGCGTGGTCTGCGACAAGGTGCACGCCGCAGGCGGCCAGGTCTACATCGACGGCGCGAACATGAACGCGCTGACCGGCATCGCCCGCCCGGGCGACTTCGGCGGCGACGTCAGCCACCTGAACCTGCACAAGACCTTCACCATCCCCCACGGCGGCGGCGGCCCGGGTGTGGGCCCGATCGGCGTTGCCTCGCACCTGATCCCGTTCTTGCCGGGGGATCCGACCGACGCGTCGGAGCAGCCTGAGGGCGGCGTGCCGGTCAGCGCCACGCTCTACGGCTCCGCTGGCGTGCTGCCGATCTCCTGGTCCTACATCGCCATGTCCGGCGCCGCCGGGTTGCGCAGCGCCACCGCGCACGCCGTGCTGGGCGCGAACTACATCGCGCGTGCGCTCAACGATTCCTTCCCGGTGCTCTACACCGGCAACGACGGCCTGGTCGGCCACGAGTGCATCCTGGACCTGCGCGAGCTAACCGACGCCTCCGGCGTGACCGCGGCGGATGTGGCCAAGCGCCTGATCGACTACGGCTTCCACGCCCCCACCCTCGCCTTCCCGGTCGCCGGCACCCTCATGGTGGAGCCGACCGAGTCCGAGGACTTGGCGGAGCTGGACCGCTTCATCGAGGCGATGCGCTCCATCCGCGCCGAGATCCAGGAGATCATCGACGGTGGCATCGAGTACGAAAAGTCCGTCGTCCACAACGCACCGTTTACGGCCGAGAGCGTCATCCGCAGCGAGTGGCCGTACGACTTCCCGCGTGAGAAGGCCGCCTACCCGGTGGATTCGCTGGCCAAGCACAAGTACTTCCCGCCGGTGCGGCGTATCGACGAAGCCTTCGGCGACCGCAACCTCCAGTGCGCCTGCCCGCCGCCGGAGGCTTTCGACATCACCCCCGACAACCAGTAAAGGAGCACCCCAATGCCACAGACCCCGCTGCACGCCACCCACGAAAAGCTTGGTGCGAGCTTCACCGATTTCGGCGGCTGGGAGATGCCGCTGAAGTACGGCAACGAGCTGGAGGAGCACCGCGCCGTGCGAGGCGACGTGGGCATCTTCGACCTGTCCCACATGGGCGAAATCACCGTCCAGGGCCCCGACGCCGCCGCGTTTTTGGACTACACGCTGATCTCCAACTTCACCGCGCTCAAAGACGGAAAGGCGAAGTACTCCATGATCGTCGCTGAGGACGGCGGCATCATCGACGACCTGATCACCTACCGCTTCAACGAGAACCACTTCATGGTCGTGCCCAACGCCGCGAACACCAACGCGGTGTGGGCGGCGTTTGAGGCGCGCAAGGGCGACTTCGAGGTGCAGCTCACCAACAATTCCGAGGCGTTCGCGCTGGTTGCGGTCCAGGGGCCGCGTGCGCTCGAGGTGCTCGAGCCGCTTCTCGACGGCGACGCGTCCGCCCTGTCCTACTACTCCGGCGTCTGGTCCTCACTGCGTTCGGACCAGACGGGAGACAACGACCAGACGGGCGAATCTGTCGAAACCTTCGTCGCCCGCACCGGCTACACCGGCGAGGACGGCTTCGAGCTGTTCTGCGCGCGGGAGGATGCCCACAAGGTGTGGGACGCAGTGATCGACCACGGCACCCCATGCGGCCTGGCGGCGCGCGACTCGCTGCGCCTGGAGGCCTCCATGCCGCTCTACGGCCACGAGCTGACCACCGAGATCACCCCGGTGGAGGCTGGCATGGGCCGCGCGTTTGCGAAGAAGGAGGCGGACTTCGTGGGCAAGGACGCTCTTGTCGGGCGCGAGCCAAGCGTGGTCATCGCCGGTTTGACCTCCGAGCAGCGCCGCGCCGCCCGTGAGGGCGCCGAGGTCTTCCTCGCAGGCTCGGACGACAAGATCGGCGTGGTCACCTCCGGCCAGCCGTCGCCGACACTGGGTTACCCAGTTGCGCTGGCGCACCTGGACCCCGACCACGCGGAGGTGGGCACGGATGTGGAAATCGACATCCGCGGACGCCGCTACCCGTTTACTATTGCATCGACCCCGTTTTACACCCGAAAGGACGCATAACCATGGCGCTGAAGCCGGACTTCTACTACTCCGAGGACCACGAGTGGATCAACGCCACCCCGGATAACGCCGAGGGCCAGACCGTGCGCGTGGGCATCACCCACGTCGCCGCTGACCGCCTGGGCGAGGTCGTCTTCGCGGAGCTTCCGCAGGTGGGCGACACCGTCACCGCGGGCGAGACCTGCGGCGAGATCGAGTCCACCAAGTCCGTCTCCGACCTGTACTCCCCGGTCACCGGCACGGTCACCGCAGTCAACGAGGACATCGACGGCGCGTACGAGGCCATCAACAACGACCCGTACGGCGAAGGTTGGCTCTTCGAGGTGGAGGTTGAACAGGTCGGCCCGCTGATGACCGCCAACGAGTACGGCGCCGCCAACGGCGTCTAGCCCGGGGACTAGGGTAAGGCGCATGACTGCGCCACGCGACCCGTTTTTCCCCGCCGACAGATCCATCCGAGCCTCAGCCGCGCCCATCGAGGTGCGCGAGCTGGGGCTCGTGGACTATCAAGAGGCGTGGGACCTCCAGGCGGACATCGCTTCTCGACGAGCCAAAGGCGAAGCCCCCGACACGGTGCTCGTCCTCGAGCACCCCTCCACCTTCACCGCCGGCAAGCGCACCCAGCCGGAAGACATGCCGGATCCTTCCTACCCGGTGCCCGTGGTGCCGGTGGACCGGGGCGGGCGCATCACCTGGCACGGCGAGGGCCAGCTGGTGGTCTACCCGATCATCAAACTCGCCGAGCCGGTGGATGTGGTCGACTACGTGCGCCGCTTAGAAGAGGCGCTCATCCAGGTCGTGCGAGACGCCGGGGTGACCACGGCGGGCCGGGTCGACGGCCGCTCCGGGGTCTGGGTGCCGCAAGAGACGAAGGCGGCGGACCCGAAGGCGTCGACAAGCGAACGCAAAATCGCGGCCCTAGGCATCCGCATCACCCGCGGAGTGACCATGCACGGGCTCAGCCTGAACTGCAACAACACTCTCGAACACTACGACCACATCGTCGCCTGCGGCATCGACGACGCCGATGTGACCACCCTGTCGCTCGAGCTCGGCCGCGACATCACACCTGCAGACATGGCGGCGCCCGTCGTGCACGAATTACAACGCGCCCTGGCCGGGGAGCTGGTGGTGGCGGACCACACATTCGCCACCCGACCGGACCCCTCGAAGGGTTTGACACGGAAGGTACGGTAAGTGACGTGACTGTAGCACCAGAAGGCCGCAAGCTTTTGCGCGTTGAGGCGCGCAACTCCGAAACCCCGATCGAGAAGAAGCCGCGGTGGATCCGCAACTCGGTCAAAACCGGTCCCGAATACGAGGACATGAAACAAAAGGTCAAGGGCGCCGGGCTGCACACCGTGTGCCAAGAGGCCGGCTGCCCCAACATCCACGAGTGCTGGGAATCGCGCGAGGCGACCTTCCTCATCGGCGGTTCCCGCTGCTCGCGCCGCTGCGACTTCTGCGACATCGCCTCCGGCAAGCCCGACCCGCTGGACCGCGACGAGCCGCGCCGCGTGGCTGAAGAGGTCCAAAGCCTCAACCTGAACTACTCCACCATCACCGGTGTGACCCGCGACGACCTGGACGACGAGGGCGCCTGGCTCTACGCAGAGGTCGTGCGCAAGATCCACGAGCTCAACCCGCACACGGGCGTAGAAAACCTCACCCCGGACTTCTCCGGCAAGCCCGACCTGCTGCAGGAAGTCTTCGAGGCGCGCCCCGAGGTCTTCGCGCACAACGTCGAGACCGTCCCGCGCATCTTCAAGCGCATCCGCCCGGCGTTCCGCTACGAGCGCTCCCTCGACGTGATCCGCCAGGCACGCGACTTCGGCTTGATCACCAAGTCCAACCTGATCCTGGGCATGGGCGAAACGCGCGAGGAAGTCCTCGAAGCGCTGAACGACCTGGTCGACGCAGGCTGCGACATCATCACCATCACCCAGTACCTGCGCCCCGGCCCGACCTACCACCCGATCGACCGCTGGGTGAAGCCGGAAGAGTTCATCGAATACCGCGACGCCGCCTACGAAATGGGCTTCGGCGCGGTCATGTCCGGCCCGCTGGTGCGCTCCTCCTACCGCGCCGGCAAGCTCTACGTCGAGGCGATGGCCCACCGCGGCCTGGAACTGCCGGAGAACCTGAAGCACCTTGCGGAGACGTCGCAAGGCGACACCGCCCAGGAAGCCTCCACCCTGCTGAAGAAGTACGGCGCCTCCGCCGACCACCCGGTGGTAACCCGCTAGGGTCTTTGGCCCGCGTCTTAGCTGTGGCATACAGTTATGTCCATGGCACAGACGCAGGACAAGGCAGCGGCCAAAGCCGCCAAGAAAGAACAGCGCGCCGCAAAACGCGCCAAGGGCAAAGCGACGCGCTCACAGCTCAAGCAAGCGTTTGACATCCAGCGCAAGCGCGACAAGGCGCTGATCCCCATCATGCTCGCCTGCGTGCTCGGCGGCGGGCTGCTTTTCTTCCTCCTCGGCCTGCTCATCGGCGCGAAGTGGTTCTGGCTGATCATGGGCCTGATCGCCGGCGCAGTGCTGGCGATGTTCATCTTCTCCCGCCGCCTGGAAAAGTCCATGTACGACGAGGTCGGCGACACCCCCGGCGCCGCCGGCTGGACGCTGGAGAACATGCGCAACACGATGGGCATCGTGTGGCTGACCCAAACCGGCGTGCAGGCCAACACCCACATGGACACCGTGCACCGCGTGGTGGGCAACCCCGGTGTTGTGCTCGTCGGCGAGGGCGACCCGAACCGCCTGAAGTCGCTGATGAGCAAGGAGCGCAAGCGCGTGGAGCGCCTGCTGGCCGGCGTGCCGGTCTACGAGGTCTACGCCGGTGAGAGCGAGGGCCAGGTGCGCACCCGCGACCTGCAGAAGCACCTGCTCAAGCTGCCGAAGAACTACCAGAAGAACGAGGTGTACAACCTCTCCGCGAAGCTGGAGGCCATGGACGCCCGCGGCCGCGGACCCCAGGCTGCCGGCCTGCCGGGCGGCCCGCTGCCGAAGCAGGCGCAGAACATGGCTGGCATGAACCGCAAGATGCGCCGCATGCAGGCGCGCAAGGGCGGAAAGTGATCGAGCACAACCCGCGCATGGACGCCGAAGCGAACACCTGTCTTCGCTTCGGCGTTTTGTTGTTGGCCGCGGGCGCATCCGGCTACCGGGTCATTCGCGCGGTGAAGCGCTGCGCGCGCTCGGTCGGCTTCGACAACGCTGACGTCATCGTCGGCTTCAACACGATCAGCTGCACGTTTCACCGCGGGGAGCAGTTCCGCACCGCCGTGTCGGACGTGCCACTGCCGGGCGTGAACGCCTCGCGCATCGAGGCGTTGGAGACCGCGGCGCACTCACTGCTGCAGAGCTACCGCACGCCCGAGGTGATCAGCGCCGCGCTGGACGAAATTGAGCGCATCCCTTCTCCCCGCTGGGGCGCTCGCCTCTCGACGTTGGCCGCAGGCCTCGCCTGCGCCGGGTTCGCCGTCCTGAACCAGTTCGGCTGGGCCACCGCCGCGATGGTGTGCCTGGCCGCGATGCTGGGGCAGCTCGTGCGCAGCCTCCTGCACAAGGCGCACTTCAACCTCATCGGCATCACCATGGCGGCGGCGTTTGTCGCCTCCGCGGCGTTTTTGGCGCTCGCGCGCGTGCTGCCTCTCGACGGGGTGGTCTCCCCCGGTTTCGTCGCCGCCGTCCTCTTTCTCATCCCGGGCTTTCCCCTGTTCACCTCATTTGTGGACCTGGCCCGATTCGACTTCACCGCCGGCATCCCGCGGCTGTTTTTCGCCTTGGAGATCATCGTGGTGATCATGCTGACGGTCTCAGTGGTGGCGATGCTCTCCGGCACCCCCGAGGCGCAGCCGCAGCCGGTGCCCAAATCCGCCGAGTTCTTGGCTGCGAGCGCGCTGGCGAGTTTTGTCAGTGTCGGCTGCTTCGCGCTGTTGTTCAACTCCTCCAAGCGCATGGCGCTGATCGCCGCCACACTCGGGATGGCGGCGAACGCGGTGCGCCTGACGCTGCTGGCCTACGGGTCAGTCTCCTACCTGGCGGCGTTCGCAGCGGCGCTGCTCATCGGTGTTGCTGGCGGTCTCCTCGGCCGCGTGGCCAAGGTCCCGCGCACCACCGTGACCATCCCGGCGGCGGTGGTGATGATCCCCGGGCCGGTGATCTACGCCGCGGTGCACAACTTCGCGGTCGGCGACATCGTCAACGCGCTGTCGAAATTCACAGAGGTGTCCTTCGTCGTGCTGTTCATCGCTGGCGGGCTGTCGGTGGCGCGAATGATCACCGACCCGACCTGGGCGTTTTTCCGCTACATCGACTTCGACCACGAGTTGGTCGGCGAGGAACGGCCGATCAACAACTAAGTGCGGATCACCGTGGTCGTCGTCGCGCGGTCGTGCATGCCGCGCCCGTCCGCGTCCACCAGCGCCGCCGGCAGCACGAAGCCCGTCAAAATGGTGCGCACCGCGGCGCGCCACAGCCCCACCGGCGCCTCCTTGTCCACGCGCGCGACCCCCATGCCGAGCGCCGCCATGCCTGGGGTGCGCGAAAACAGCCACCCGCAGATGATGCCCAGCACAATCCACAGCAGGTAAGTCAGGGTGTACCTGTCGCCCAGCGCGGAGGTGTTCTGCGTGATCAAAGACGCCGCCACGGCGCAGATCACCCAATCGATCAACACCCCGCCCATGCGGCGCAGCACCGACGCCTGCGAGCCCGGCCCCTCCTTGGGCATGCCGAGAAACTGCCCCGGGTACTCCGGAAGAGACTCCTCACCACTGAATTGGTTGGGGATTTCCGGGCCGTTGCGCCAGTCATGTCGTCGAGAAGCAGCCATGCTTACCGAGCGTAGCGGGACACGCGCGTAGACTTGTAACCGCTTATGTCAGACAACCTACGAGGAGTACCGCCCGTGGCCTTCGACAACATCGAAGATGTCAAAAAGTTCATCACCGACAAGGAGGTGGAATTCGTTGACGTGCGCTTCACCGACGTGCCGGGCATCGAACACCACTTCTCCATCCCCGCGTCGATGTTCGACGAAGATGCGATCGAAGAGGGCCTCGCATTCGACGGGTCCTCTATCCGCGGCTTCACCACCATTGAAGAATCCGACATGATCCTCATGCCGGACCTCGCCACCGCAAAGCTGGACCAGTTCCGCGGCTCCAAGACCCTGAACGTGAAGTTCTGCGTCAACGACCCGTTCACCCACGAGCCGTTCTCCCGCGATCCGCGCAACGTGGCTAAGAAGGCCGAGGAGTACCTCAAGTCCACCGGCATCGCCGATACCTGCTCCATCGGCGCCGAGGCGGAGTTCTACCTGTTCGACTCCATCCGCTACGAGGTCGAGGGCCACTCCGCCTTCTACGAAATCGACGCCGAAGAAGGCTGGTGGAACCGCGGCAACGAGGTCGAGGCCGACGGCTCGCCGAACCTGGGTTACAAGAACCGCTGGAAGGGCGGCTACTTCCCCGTCCCGCCGCACGACAAGACCGTCGAGGTGCGCGACGCGATGGTGCGCAACCTCGCCGCAGCCGGCTTCGACATCGAGCGTTTCCACCGCGAGGTGGGCAACGGCGGCCAGCAGGAGATCAACTACCGCTTCAACACCCTGCTGCACGCGGCCGACGACCTGCAGGACTTCAAGTACATCGTGAAAAACACCGCCACGCTGTACGACAAGGTGGTCACTTTCATGCCCAAGCCGCTCGCGGGCGACAACGGCTCCGGCATGCACGCCCACCAGTCGCTGTGGAAGGACGGCGAGCCGCTGTTCTACGACGAGTCCGGCTACGGCGGCCTGTCCGACATCGCCCGCTGGTACATCGGCGGCCTGCTCGAGCACGCCGGCGCGGTGCTGGCCTTTACCAACCCGACGCTGAACTCCTACCACCGCCTCGTGCCGGGCTTTGAGGCGCCGATCAACCTGGTGTACTCCCAGCGCAACCGCTCCGCGGCGATCCGCATCCCGATCACGGGCGCGAACCCGAAGGCCAAGCGCATCGAGTTCCGCGCGCCGGACCCGTCGGGCAACCCCTACCTCGGTTTCGCGGCAATGCTCATGGCCGGCATCGACGGCATCAAGAACCGTATCGAGCCGCACGCCCCGGTGGACAAGGACCTCTACGAGCTGCCGCCGGAAGAGGCTAAGGACATCCCGCAGGCGCCGACCTCGCTCGAGGCTGCGCTGCAGGCCCTCGAAGCCGACCACGACTTCCTCACCGAGGGCGACGTGTTCACCGAGGACCTCATCGAGACCTACATCAAGCTCAAGTACGACAACGAGATCACCCCAGTCCGCCTGCGCCCGACCCCGCAGGAATTCGAGATGTACTTCGACTGCTAGTCGCTTTTCGACGTCTCGCTTCGCCCCGCCCGCGCCCCGTTTTCAAGGGACGCGGGCGGGGCTTTTTGCACAGGTATGCATAACCTGACCTGCGGTAAGGCAGTACACACTTGCTTGCGGGGGTGGTTGTAACCCGCAATGATGAGCCCCATGACCGAACTGCTCAACCGCCCCAACGCCGACTGCCCCGCCGATTGCCCGGGAGTTGCGGACGCTGACGTGGTCACGCACGAGCCCGGCACCGGCGAGCGGCTCAACCGCCTGCGCGCCGCGGTGCTCGGCGCCAACGACGGCATCGTCTCCACCGCCGCGGTGGTCGTCGGCGTGGCGGGTGCGACCTCCGACCACACCACGATCGCGATGTCCGGCCTCGCGGCGGTGATCGGCGGCGCGGTGTCGATGGCGTTGGGCGAGTACGTCTCGGTGTCGTCGCAGCGCGACTCCGAGCGCGCCCTCGGCATCTCCGCGGACTTGCAGGTCAACCCGTGGTCTGCGGGTATCGCTTCGTTCCTGTCGTTCCTTCTGGGCGCGGCCCTGCCGTTCGCCACGGCGTTGCTGGCCCCGGTGGCGTGGCGCATCGCGGCCATTTTCGCGGTGACGCTGCTGGCCTTGGCGCTGACCGGGGCGCTGTCCGCGAAGCTCGGCGAGGCCCCGGTGGCGCGCTCCGTGACAAGGATCGTGGTGGGCGGCTCCCTCGCGCTGGCGGCGACGTTTGCCATCGGCTCGCTCTTCGGCGCGCAGGTGGGTTAGAAACACACCTCGCGCGCACAGTGACCTGCCCAACGAGAACTCGGTATTTTCGCAGCAAACTCGCAGGTCGCATCTCACAGGCGGAGTACTGGGCACCGCGTTGCCCCCGCGCAGCGCTGGGCCGGGCGGGCGATGTGCCCAAAAAGGGATTACCATGCGCGGAGTGACTGACAAGTTCCGCCAACTGCCACCGCCCGGCCCCGCGTGGGGCGGCAGCCTCATGGGCACCTCCATCGTCTCGCGATTGCTCGTCGAGATGGACCACGAGTTCGCCTCCGGCATCTTCGCCGCGATCGCGAGCGTGATCCTCGTCGTGCTCGTGTACGGCTTCGCCCGCTACCGCCACCCCAGCTTCCAGCGGACCACGATGGCGGAATGGTCGATGTTCTTCATCGGCATCCTCGCGCTCGGCGCGGCGCTGTCCGGCTTGACCGGGGCTGGCGTCTACCGTCTCATCGGCTTCTGGATCGGCGCCCCAGTCACCGCCGTCACCTGGGCCATCCAGCTGTCGCGCTTCGAGGGCGCACCGAAGTTCACCTGGGGCTTGCCGCTGGTCGGCCCGATGATTTCCGCGTCCGTGGCCGGCTGGCTCGCCCGCGACTACGGGCAGTTCTACCACGTGGTGGGCACCGTCTTCTTCCTGATGTCCCTGTTAACCGCAGTGCCGACTTTCGCCCGCGTGTACTGGGCTGCCTGGCACGGCAAGGTGGACCTGTCCGGCCCACTGTCTGCGACGGCGTGGGTGCCGCTCGGCGTGATTGGTCAGTCCACCACCGCCATGCAGATTCTCTACCCGGGGAAGTTCTCCATCTACTACGGGTATGTCGCACTTGTGCTGGCCATCCCCCTGGGCATTTGGGCCATGGTCAACTTCTACCCCAACGTGGCGCGCTGGGTGGACTACTCCCCCGCTTGGTGGGCCTGTACCTTCCCGCCCGGCACGGTGAGCATGGGCGGGCACCAGGTAGCGCTTGTCAACGGCTCGCACTGGCTCGACGTGGTGGCGCTGACCATCCCGATCCTTTTGATCGTGCACTGGTCGCTGTGCTCCGGCCGCTTTATCAGCTGGGTGCTGGAGGGCCGCCGCGAAGCCGCCCGCAACACGCCTGTGGTGCCTTCCCGGTAAAACGGCATGCTGTTTTTCCCGCCCTGTGTGGGGGCGGGTGTTGTGTGTTGGGTGGGTTAGGTGGGGTCGAAAAGCAGTTCCATGGCGCCGGGGGTGGTCATGGGCACGTGTGCGCCGTTGGGGGCGATCCATCGGATGCGCCCGTTCGGGTTGTTGATGTAGCCGAAGGCGCCAGCTTGGTTGTCGGCGTTGACGCCGTTGTGGAAGGGGCACAGTTCGGCGAGGTTGTCCATGTTGGTCATCCCGCCGTAGCGCCATGCTCTGATGTGGTGGGTCTGGGTGGTCTCGGCGGAGTGTTTGCAGTCGGGAAACGCGCACGCCGGGCAGCACAGCTTCGACATTGTTTTCTGTTTCGCGTTGGCGAAGCGCTGTGCTTTATACAGGTTGACCGGGCCATGCTGGGGGTGAAACGCGGCGACTTCGAGGACGTCGCCGAATTCGTGCTGCAGGTATTGCGCCCCGGTCATGGTGGTGCCGTCGGTGCAGGTGAGTGTGACCTCGTCGCCGGTGCCGGCGTGGATGCGTGCCCAGTTGGCGATCGGCACCAACACGATCGGGCGGAAGGTTGTCTGCGGGATGGTGTCGCCGTCGCGCAAAAGCTGCATCAGCGCGTCGGCGAGTTGGGCGGCGGCGGGGGCGGTGTTGTCGATCATGACGCGAAGCGTGTGTTCGACATCAGCGAGGTCGCGTTCGTTGTAGGTGAAAATCATGGTGCGCATCCCGGCCCGTGAGCGGGTGAACCGGCACGCGGCGGCTGGGGGCTTGACCGGTGGTTTGATCAACCGTGCGATGCGTTTGCTCAAGGTGCGAAAGGCCCCGCGGTGGCGCACCAAATCAAGGCGGATGCGCCAGCGCTCTGCCATATCGTCGACGGCGCGCAGCTTCTTCTCAATCAGGATGAGCTGGTCAATCGGCATGCCCTCAGCGAGCGTGAGGGCTTCGGCTTGTTTGCGGGTGTAGCGCGTCGGGCCGTAAAACGCTTCGTGCACCCGGGCTAAGTCGCGCACCCGACCCGGCGAGAGCCCGGCGGCCATTGCGACGTCGCGGTCGAAGTCGGCAAGCACCGCCACACTTGCGGAAACAAAGGACATAAAGTTCATGGTGTCTGAAGTCACGACATATTTGACGGGGTGTGCCTGCGGAAGGCGTTGTGATCCTTGACAGGTCAGTCGCGTCATAGTTGACACTTAGGGTTACCTCAGTCGTGTCGGTGACGTTTGACTGGTGAGTCGGGACATGTTTGACACTATGAACAGTCCTAACCGCAACATCGCCATCGTCAGAGCCGTCAGAGGCCAAGGCGGCACACCCACCAACGTCGCCAAACGATTCGGCATCTCGCGCCAACGCGTCCACCAAATCCTCAACGCCTACGACGCCGGCGGCGCCGAGGCAATCGCACCGAAATCACGCGCCCCGCACACCCACCCGCACGCCGTCCCGGAAGCACTACGCAACGACATCATCAGCATCCGCAAACAACTCACCCGACACGGACTCGACGCCGGGCCCGAAACCATTGCCTACCACCTCGAACAGGCCGGCAAACGCGCCCCCTCAACCTCAACGATCCGCCGCATCCTCACCAACGAGGGCTTGATCACCCCGCAGCCGCAAAAGAAGCCGAAAAGCTCCTACATCCGCTTCGAAGCCGCGATGCCCAACGAATGCTGGCAAGCCGACATCACCCACCTCTTCCT from Corynebacterium fournieri harbors:
- the gcvP gene encoding aminomethyl-transferring glycine dehydrogenase, producing MDYISRHIGPDQAEQQEMLQALGYDSIDALIAAAVPSGILAEKPLDLPEALTEYEAQDRLRELADKNTVLRAFYGQGFSSTLTPPVIRRGVVEDAGWYTAYTPYQAEISQGRLEALLNFQTMVQDLTGLDVANASLLDEASAAAEAVGLMSRVVKKGRRVLLDSRLHPQVIKVASERARAIDLEVEVVNLAEGVVGEDLVGAVFAYPGTEGDIVDPRPVIEAIHERGGLVAVDADILALTLVESPGEFGADIAIGTTQRFGVPLFYGGPHAAYMAVRQKLQRQMPGRLVGVSKDAEGYPAYRLALQTREQHIRRERATSNICTAQALLAVTASMYAVYHGPAGLTEIARAVHQRAADFAAGLEAAGVKVKHAEFFDTVAVEVEGAPEVVAKLAQAGYLVRAIDDATVGVSFGEDTTDADVEALLRGFGAAPAEGESRIPAALSRTTEFLTHETFNRIHSETQMMRYIRELGDKDLALDRTMIPLGSCTMKLNPTAGLEAITWPGFANVHPYTPDEYTAGWRELIDEIRSWLVEITGYAEVSVQPNSGATGELAGLLAIRAYHVANGDAERDICLIPASAHGTNAASATLANLRVVVVATAEDGSIDLADLDAKLDKHRDAVAAIMLTYPSTHGVYEEDVRVVCDKVHAAGGQVYIDGANMNALTGIARPGDFGGDVSHLNLHKTFTIPHGGGGPGVGPIGVASHLIPFLPGDPTDASEQPEGGVPVSATLYGSAGVLPISWSYIAMSGAAGLRSATAHAVLGANYIARALNDSFPVLYTGNDGLVGHECILDLRELTDASGVTAADVAKRLIDYGFHAPTLAFPVAGTLMVEPTESEDLAELDRFIEAMRSIRAEIQEIIDGGIEYEKSVVHNAPFTAESVIRSEWPYDFPREKAAYPVDSLAKHKYFPPVRRIDEAFGDRNLQCACPPPEAFDITPDNQ
- the gcvT gene encoding glycine cleavage system aminomethyltransferase GcvT, which codes for MPQTPLHATHEKLGASFTDFGGWEMPLKYGNELEEHRAVRGDVGIFDLSHMGEITVQGPDAAAFLDYTLISNFTALKDGKAKYSMIVAEDGGIIDDLITYRFNENHFMVVPNAANTNAVWAAFEARKGDFEVQLTNNSEAFALVAVQGPRALEVLEPLLDGDASALSYYSGVWSSLRSDQTGDNDQTGESVETFVARTGYTGEDGFELFCAREDAHKVWDAVIDHGTPCGLAARDSLRLEASMPLYGHELTTEITPVEAGMGRAFAKKEADFVGKDALVGREPSVVIAGLTSEQRRAAREGAEVFLAGSDDKIGVVTSGQPSPTLGYPVALAHLDPDHAEVGTDVEIDIRGRRYPFTIASTPFYTRKDA
- the gcvH gene encoding glycine cleavage system protein GcvH, yielding MALKPDFYYSEDHEWINATPDNAEGQTVRVGITHVAADRLGEVVFAELPQVGDTVTAGETCGEIESTKSVSDLYSPVTGTVTAVNEDIDGAYEAINNDPYGEGWLFEVEVEQVGPLMTANEYGAANGV
- the lipB gene encoding lipoyl(octanoyl) transferase LipB, with translation MTAPRDPFFPADRSIRASAAPIEVRELGLVDYQEAWDLQADIASRRAKGEAPDTVLVLEHPSTFTAGKRTQPEDMPDPSYPVPVVPVDRGGRITWHGEGQLVVYPIIKLAEPVDVVDYVRRLEEALIQVVRDAGVTTAGRVDGRSGVWVPQETKAADPKASTSERKIAALGIRITRGVTMHGLSLNCNNTLEHYDHIVACGIDDADVTTLSLELGRDITPADMAAPVVHELQRALAGELVVADHTFATRPDPSKGLTRKVR